The proteins below are encoded in one region of Belonocnema kinseyi isolate 2016_QV_RU_SX_M_011 chromosome 5, B_treatae_v1, whole genome shotgun sequence:
- the LOC117173731 gene encoding facilitated trehalose transporter Tret1-like, translating into MPRKRDSEFRQYVAAIIGCLTSIGYGTALTWTSPAIPYLRSINSTLPVTTEQSDRISSLITIGYIIGYILNPFIIEKLGRKRTLMLYSIPQIISWVLIIIAKNHTTIYIARLLGGIGYGGAICALTIYLSEVGSPKIRGIFIVFMNLSMGLGFFLVMFLGAFVSYYCMNLVLLSIPAIFVATFSFVPDSPHFMEKIYREGIEMKLKLNPLLLENGEKEKEEFEKEESEKEEHEKGEYDKEEHEEEEHEKGELETTKFFIFKKSMIWKLLSLSHNRKALFIVISIAAMDSFSGHMILWTFTQQLLTYKGSLIDPEKATLILTVVKFTASIISTQIIEKMGRRVLLLSSGIIGTIAHALVGVFFYFEERNFELSFFSWVPLVGMATFEFAFAAGSANLFYLYQAELFSTDVKSMAVMVIKVSYMIFSYFCLFRFQVLLVDIGRCTIFWIFSVFAGIGTFFVFSMTPETRGKTIDEIQVILKSKKFFV; encoded by the exons ATGCCTCGAAAAAGGGATTCCGAATTTCGACAATACGTTGCTGCGATTATAG GCTGCTTAACCTCAATTGGATATGGAACTGCATTAACCTGGACTTCACCAGCGATTCCTTATTTAAGGAGTATAAATTCAACCCTTCCAGTAACAACAGAACAGAGTGACAGAATATCATCACTAATAACAATCGGTTACATAATCGGCTacattttaaatccctttataatagaaaaattaggAAGAAAAAGAACATTGATGCTTTATAGTATACCACAAATTATTTCTTGGGTTTTAATAATAATAGCAAAAAACCACACTACAATATATATTGCTCGACTTTTGGGTGGAATTGGATACGGTGGAGCGATTTGTGCATTAACAATTTACCTATCCGAAGTTGGTAGTCCAAAAATAAGAGGAATTTTTATTGTCTTTATGAATCTTTCAATGGGATTAGGATTCTTTCTAGTAATGTTCTTAGGGGCCTTCGTATCATACTATTGTATGAACTTAGTTCTACTCTCAATTCCAGCCATTTTTGTTGCGACCTTTTCCTTTGTGCCAGATTCTCcccattttatggaaaaaatttatcGAGAGGGGAtagaaatgaaattgaaattaaatcccTTATTGCTAGAAAATGGggagaaagaaaaagaggaatttgaaaAAGAGGAGTCTGAAAAAGAGGAGCATGAAAAAGGGGAGTATGACAAAGAGGAGCATGAAGAAGAGGAGCATGAAAAAGGGGAGCTTgaaacaaccaaattttttatttttaaaaaatcaatgatatGGAAATTATTATCTCTGTCACATAATCGAAAAGctttatttattgtaataagtaTAGCAGCCATGGATTCATTTTCTGGTCACATGATTTTATGGACTTTTACTCAACAATTACTAACATACAAAGGTTCTCTGATAGACCCTGAAAAGGCTACATTAATTTTGACAGTTGTAAAATTTACTGCATCTATTATTAGTacacaaataatagaaaaaatgggaagaaGAGTTCTTCTTCTATCTTCTGGGATAATTGGTACCATTGCTCATGCACTTGTgggtgtatttttttattttgaagaacggaattttgaactttcttttttttcttgggtGCCCCTTGTGGGAATGGCAACTTTCGAGTTTGCATTTGCAGCTGGTTCTGCGAATCTTTTTTATCTTTACCAAGCAGAATTATTTTCGACTGATGTTAAAAGCATGGCTGTGATGGttatcaaagtttcttatatGATTTTTTCGTACTTTTGTCTATTTCGATTTCAAGTTTTATTGGTGGATATTGGAAGATgcacaattttttggatttttagtgTCTTCGCTGGGAttggaactttttttgttttttctatgaCTCCTGAAACTAGAGGAAAAACTATTGATGAGATCCAGGTGATTTTAAAGTCCAAGAAGTTCTTTGTTTGA